In the genome of Cercospora beticola chromosome 2, complete sequence, one region contains:
- a CDS encoding uncharacterized protein (BUSCO:EOG09265HEP) → MSDADLDAIRQARLQQLQQSQGGGGGGSSAGGNSEEDSQKRAAAEQKQSILSQILEPFAADRLNRIRMVNAQRAEDVENRLIMLARSGQLRQRVTEEQLKDILGAVAKQQEEQGGGSGGVGKVVVQRRKGGWDDDDLDDLLNED, encoded by the exons ATGTCCGACGCCGATCTCGACGCAATCCGACAAGCACGTCTCCAACAACTTCAACAATCCcaaggcggtggtggcggtggttcCTCCGCAGGCGGCAACTCAGAAGAGGACTCCCAAAA ACGTGCCGCAGCCGAACAGAAACAATCAATCCTCTCACAAATCCTCGAACCTTTCGCTGCCGATCGCCTCAACCGGATTCGAATGGTCAACGCACAGCGCGCCGAAGATGTGGAGAATCGACTTATTATGCTTGCGAGGAGTGGACAATTGAGACAAAGGGTTACGGAGGAGCAATTGAAGGATATCCTAGGAGCTGTGGCGAAACAACAGGAAGAGCAGGGAGGTGGTTCTGGTGGAGTGGGAAAGGTTGTGGTGCAGAGACGGAAGGGTGGAtgggatgatgatgatttggACGATCTGTTGAACGAGGATTGA